A single Perognathus longimembris pacificus isolate PPM17 chromosome 17, ASM2315922v1, whole genome shotgun sequence DNA region contains:
- the Ccr7 gene encoding C-C chemokine receptor type 7: MDLGKPMKSVLTVALLVIFQVCLCQDESTDDYIGDNTTVDYTVYESLCSKKDVRNFKAWFLPIMYTIIFFIGLVGNGLVALTYIYFKRLKTMTDIYLLNLAMADMLTLLALPFWAYSAAKSWIFGAYFCKSIFGIYKISFFSGMLLLLCISIDRYVAIVQAVSAHRHRARVLLISKLSCVGIWFLALLLSIPELVYSGLQESSSEHAWRCSLITEHVEALITIQVAQMVMGFLVPLLAMSFCYLVIIRTLLQARNFERNKAIKVIIAVVVVFIAFQLPYNGVVLAQTVANFNITKSNCELSKQLNIAYDITYSLACVRCCVNPFLYAFIGVKFRNDLFKLFKDLGCLSQEQLRQWSSCRYTRHASMSTEAETTTTFSP, from the exons GGAAACCCATGAAAAGTGTGCTGACGGTGGCGCTCCTCGTCATCTTCCAG GTGTGCCTGTGCCAAGATGAGTCCACAGATGATTATATTGGAGACAACACCACCGTGGACTATACCGTGTACGAGTCTTTGTGTTCGAAGAAAGATGTTAGGAACTTTAAAGCCTGGTTCCTCCCTATCATGTATACGATCATTTTCTTCATAGGCCTTGTAGGCAATGGGCTGGTGGCGTTGACCTACATCTATTTCAAGCGACTCAAGACCATGACGGATATCTACCTGCTCAATCTGGCCATGGCAGACATGCTCACGCTCCTGGCCCTCCCCTTCTGGGCCTACAGTGCGGCCAAATCCTGGATCTTCGGCGCCTACTTTTGCAAGAGTATCTTCGGCATCTACAAAATCAGCTTCTTCAGCGGCATGCTGCTGCTCCTCTGTATCAGCATCGACCGCTACGTGGCCATCGTCCAGGCCGTGTCCGCCCACCGTCACCGTGCCCGGGTACTTCTCATCAGCAAGCTATCCTGCGTGGGCATCTGGTTCCTAGCCCTGTTGCTCTCCATCCCGGAGCTGGTCTACAGCGGCCTTCAGGAGAGCAGCAGTGAGCATGCGTGGAGGTGCTCGCTCATTACGGAGCACGTGGAGGCCTTGATCACCATCCAGGTAGCCCAAATGGTGATGGGCTTCCTGGTGCCCCTGCTAGCCATGAGCTTCTGCTACCTCGTCATCATTCGCACCCTGCTCCAGGCTCGAAACTTCGAGCGGAACAAGGCCATCAAGGTGATCATCGCTGTGGTGGTGGTGTTCATAGCTTTCCAGCTGCCTTACAACGGCGTGGTCCTGGCTCAGACGGTGGCCAACTTCAACATCACCAAAAGCAACTGTGAGCTCAGCAAGCAGCTCAACATCGCCTACGACATCACCTACAGCCTGGCGTGTGTCCGCTGCTGCGTCAATCCTTTCTTGTATGCGTTCATCGGGGTCAAGTTCCGAAACGACCTCTTCAAGCTCTTCAAGGACTTGGGCTGCCTCAGCCAGGAGCAGCTCCGGCAGTGGTCTTCCTGCCGGTACACACGGCACGCCTCCATGAGTACGGAAGCCGAGACCACCACCACCTTCTCCCCATAG